TGAATTAATTCGGTTAGAAGTCATTGAAGTTCTCTGAAAGAGGCGCACCGGAAATCTCCAATTGCCAGGTGACAAGACAAAGGCAAAAAACTCCTACTTAGGAGCATGAGACATGAGAAAAAACAAATTGATAATGAACAATATTCACCCCTGAGTCTGCCATTGAAGCATGATCTCAAATGCATCTCTTTTTAACACCCCACAGTAAAAGGGTTCAAAATTACAAGGATCAGACCAGATCCTGGACCTGATATGACCTTTAGGCAGTTCGAACCAACAACTGAGTGGATAAAGGCTAGTCATCGACTCGGATATTAAAATAGGATCCAATCAATCGGGATACCTTTTTTCCAAATATGACACCCAATGTAATTCATTTTCCGATTCTGCAAGTCAACCTGTTCTGATCAAGGATTGCCAGTTTCGTTAAACAAACCTTCAATGACAACTGGATAAGCCTTTCCAAGATACAAGAGCGTATATCTTGTTATTATCCTAACCACATCACATGGGCTCGACACGCGCCCTTCGAATGGTCCGAACCGCTAACCGAGCGCAAATCAAAATATTTCTAATATTATCGAAATTCCTTCTATTCCACAACCAGCAGCGGTTCAAGCTCAAGCAGATCCTTGGTGAACAACTCCAGGTCAATCAATCCGGTTTCAGGGTCCCGCGCAAGGCCCGAAATAATCAGTTCCAGCCGGCGGGGCAGGCTGAGGGCTAAATCGGCGTCCACTTCCTCGATAAAGGGTTGCAGGTCTTCAAGGTTATCCTGGGTATCCGCCAGCGCTGCCTGAGCACCCTCTATATTTTCTAAGAAAAGTTCGATACGGGCGGTGTTGACATCCACCAAAACCTGGTAGAATTTCATATTTGCTCTGGCAGCAATTAATTCCTCTTCCAGGGCGACAATCTCATTCTCGGCGTCTTGATTGGCGGTTGTCAGGCGAGCGTTTTCTTGCTCAAGGTCGTCCAATTCCAGATTTGCCTGTTCCAGTTCGACTTTGGTTTGCTCCAGCTCTTTGGAAAGGGGACTGTAACGGACAAAATGGTTTGTGAGAAAACCAGCAAAAAAGATGGCAGCGACAATCGACAAGCCGATCAGGCCCTTGCGTAAAAAGCGCACAAATTTACTAGGGGGTTGTTTTTCGGACCTTTTATCCTGGTCTTGTTTTTTAACTTCGGCCGAATCCGATGTTACCGGTTCAGGCTGTGATTCCGGTTGGAAGGCTTCGCTTTTCTCGTCCATTTCTTTTTTCCTTCTCTAGTATTGAGCTTTAATAAGAAAATTAATACCCAAAAATTAACAGGGGTTATTAATATGCGTAACAGTTGTGAAACTAAAGTGAAATTACTTTTTAATTGTACCTGCGATTATATGTAATTTGTAAGCCCGGTACCACTTCGGGTAGTTCTACCTAAGAACGAACGAATAAGACATTGATTTCATTTGTTTAAAAAAAGTGATACGAGCTGAGAATATTTGATCATGGGTTAACACTGATTTTCCATTTTTTAATAAATTATTGTGACTCCAATTCAGAACCATTTCCATCTAGCCTTGTCAACAGCTCGGCCTTTCCATGTGATGCGTCCTTCCAGGGTATGGATCAAGGAGCGAAAAGCAACGCAAATGTTTGCAAGGACTGTGTAAGGATAGAAGAAAGAAAGATAGAACGGGATTTTCATTTCAAGATACGGAATAAGCCAAAGCAGATAGGATAATGCTATACAAATCATTAGGACATAAGGTTGAGCCTTAAGCGTTCCACAAAAGACCAGTAATGCCATCACAAACAATGGCTCCCAAAACATAATGAATAGCCATAGGTAAGTGAACAGGTAAGGAAGTAAACGATAACCGGAGGCTGCAAATAGATTTTTTGTGAATCCGTTTACTGCTTCTCGGCTTGAATGATACATCCGGCAGGCAATCAAATCGGCCACATAAGTCACTCTCCAACGCAGCCCTTTTTCGTTAATTCTTCGAGCTAAACTGATATCATCTACGACAGAAGAGATAATGCCATCATGTCCACCAATATCCAAGTAGGCTTCACGGCGGAATAACATCATCTGTCCAACTGCGACAGAAAGAAAAGGCACCTTAAGTTGATAGGCTAATAATAGAGGGACAAAGGAAAGGAACGCCCAGGAAAAGAATGGCACCAGTGCCTTTTCGCCCAAGGTATGAATTTCTTGCTTGGGAAAACCAGTAATTAAATCTGCTTGCGCACCTAATAACGCAGTGACAACCGTTTTTAATGTATCTGGTCGGGCGACCGTATCGGCATCTGTAAAAAACAACAACTCACCTTGTGCCTGATGGGAAAGCTGACTGCATGCCCAGTTTTTCCCAACTTGACCATGAGTGGGTTGCACCCCAAGTATGATTCGCAGGTTGGGTTCGGAAAGTGCAATCGTTTCTAGGATGGCTCTTGAGGCATCGTTTGATTGATCATCAAGCACAATTACCTCAAAGGAAGGATAATCCTGTCCAAGGTAAGATTGAACACAACCGGCTATGCAACTCTCCTCGTTGCGAACTGGGATAAGAATGGAGACCACAGGAAATTTCTCTGTTGGAGAATAACGCCGGATGCGGTGAGTGATCCAAATATTGCTTAATAGAATCAGCAAAAGGACCAACTGAAAGAAGATAATATGGTCGATTAAGGTGACCGTTAAATAATCAACCAATATTGAAATCATGATTTTTTATTCGAGAACAACTTTGATATCCATGGGCGAAGGTGGATGCCCTTGCGCAGATCATTTCGGTGAGTCCATCCCAGGATAAGAACTTCACCGAACCAAACGGCAAGGAAAAGTGGCTCAGGCAGCCAAAGAAAGAGTACCGCCAAGATTCCACTCAACCCAAGGATTGCAGACCAACCTGGAGGCGTAAAAAGCGCTATCCCTATCACTGCCCCCAGAACCGCTGGGATGGATAGTTTCCAAATGGTTAGCCCTATCCAGACACCCAGAGCGGTCGCCAATGCTTTACCGCCATGGAAACGGAGGAAAGGTGAAAAAACGTGCCCAAGGATTGGCGCGACCGCAATCAGCAGCATGGGCAGACCTCGTATTCCAAAATTAAAATAAGCCCAACCGACCGGAACAGCGGCTTTGCTGACGTCTAACACCAAAGCTAAAAGACCGACCCATTTATTTCCAGTCTTGAAGGCATTAGCCGCACCCGGATTGCCATCACCAAACTTTCTTACATCCTCGCCAAGCAGGATCTCTCCTAACCAAACTGAAAACGGAAAAGAGCCGAAAAGAAATGCCAGGGGGATAAAGGCATAGGGAAGCATGTAAGACGATCCTTTTTTGAGCCGACCTAAATGCTAAAAAAACAACTTCTTAATTTATTGTAATATGGAATGGCGTAATTATCGCATGGTATGCTGATAAATCATGGGATTATTATTATTAATTAATTGGACTAATAACCCTGACCTGTGGGAAGGTCGAGCTTTTGCCCGAGCGGTTATGCTTTCAAATTAATTTTAATTGTCTTTCTTTTCTAATATTACAGCACAGGATCAGCCCTTTGCCTTCAAGCCTATTCTAAACTGACCCCCGCATCATACACCAAAATGATAACTGATATTTTGGTATGCAAGCCGTATGTAAAAGGTCAAAACCATGTTTCTGATAGTACCGAACATTTTTCTCATCATGGGTTTCGAGATAGATTGGCATTTTTTGGGCATCGGCCTGGGCCAAAAGTGGTTGCATGAGCGCTGAACCAATGCCTAGGGATTTTTTGGCGGGCTCAACAGCCAGACCCCACAGATAATAATGCGGGCGGTTTTTCATTAACGCGATGTGTGTAGCGCCAACAAAATTCTCACATTCCATGGAGCGCATATAGTTGCGAAGGCCCAGGCGCCCTTGATATTGAGCGTGAGCGTGGCAGCACTCTAACCCACAACCAGCCTGTTTTGTCCGCTTACTGAAAACGGCCATAATTTGGGCGATATGTCCCAACTGCACCCATCCCCCAAAAGATCGCCGTTTTGGCCAATCCAGTCATTGACTAATGTTGGACTCTATCAGATTGAACTCGCGGGCTGGCTGAACCCCTAATTCATGGTGAACTTTTAATGGACAGCGGATGGAGCGGTGGGGTTACGGCAGGTCAAAGTGGTTTCGATCTATCGGGTCGCGTTTCCGCAGCTATCGCTGGAATTTATCGCCGATGGATTTGACCCGGAGAATCTGGCCGTGATCACCTGGGTGGAGTGAGGGGAGTATCAAGCGGATAAATATTTTTTTCCACCTTGGCAAACAGAATATTAATCCTGATCAATAGGACTTAACTATTTTTGTCAGGACTGAAAAAATTAATCAAGAAATTTTGCCCTCATAATTTAAGAAAATTATTTTCCCGTAAATGGTATTTGATACTGCGCTGGATTAAGAATACAAATGACGATTTTCCCGTTTCGAAGATGGAGTAACGCCGTTCCATTTACGCCATCCCCCCATTCCCAGGCGAAAGCAAGTGTATTATCCCCAATCATTAAGGGATCCCCAAGAATAATGAACTCCTGACTACGGTCACCATGTATTGTTGCCAAACGGATAAATTCTTGCTCATCTACTCGATCAGCCAAATGACTGGTATCATCCGTCATTATGGCGTCATGGACATTGGATGCCGTTGTCAATACACCGTCATCAGTAAAAAGCGCTCTCACCTGTTCATAATCCCCACTTTCAAAAGCAGCCTTGAAATTAGAAATAATTAATTCTGATCCATTAGAATAATTAGCGGTTTCTTGTTCCGTTGGCTTCACAATCTCTTCACATGATTGTGTTGTTTGAACAATGGGTGTTGATGATCTTGCATCTAATAACTCATTTTCTAACGTTTTCACTCGGTTCCGCTCAGAATATCCCCAAATCAGTGATCCAGCAAATAAAACCGACGTTATAAAGGAAAAAGCTAAGATCCAACGATTCGGTCTTCTTTTTTCCTGCTGTTTGTTAGTAGAAGGGTCAGAAATCTCATCAGGATTATTTGCAGGCATCTCTACTCCTTAAATACACTAAATTGTCAATAAAAGGCTTTTTATTCCGAAAAGATATGAATTGCTTGGCCCGAGAACAGTTAGGAAGCAGCTTTAGAAAATGCGGTGAATTTATTTGGGATGGGAAGCAAGGATTTCGTCAATATTAATTATATAAAGAAAAAATAGGGAAACGCAAGCCTGTAAAATAAAAAGGAAAGGAAACCATTCGGAAAAAGTATCAACCCATTGGGATTGTGTTCTCGGATTTTAGAAAAAGAGAATCAGATAGTCCTCTTGGGGATCAAGTTATCATAACCAATATGTGATAACATAAAAAT
This Chloroflexota bacterium DNA region includes the following protein-coding sequences:
- a CDS encoding glycerol-3-phosphate acyltransferase, producing the protein MLPYAFIPLAFLFGSFPFSVWLGEILLGEDVRKFGDGNPGAANAFKTGNKWVGLLALVLDVSKAAVPVGWAYFNFGIRGLPMLLIAVAPILGHVFSPFLRFHGGKALATALGVWIGLTIWKLSIPAVLGAVIGIALFTPPGWSAILGLSGILAVLFLWLPEPLFLAVWFGEVLILGWTHRNDLRKGIHLRPWISKLFSNKKS
- a CDS encoding glycosyltransferase, yielding MISILVDYLTVTLIDHIIFFQLVLLLILLSNIWITHRIRRYSPTEKFPVVSILIPVRNEESCIAGCVQSYLGQDYPSFEVIVLDDQSNDASRAILETIALSEPNLRIILGVQPTHGQVGKNWACSQLSHQAQGELLFFTDADTVARPDTLKTVVTALLGAQADLITGFPKQEIHTLGEKALVPFFSWAFLSFVPLLLAYQLKVPFLSVAVGQMMLFRREAYLDIGGHDGIISSVVDDISLARRINEKGLRWRVTYVADLIACRMYHSSREAVNGFTKNLFAASGYRLLPYLFTYLWLFIMFWEPLFVMALLVFCGTLKAQPYVLMICIALSYLLWLIPYLEMKIPFYLSFFYPYTVLANICVAFRSLIHTLEGRITWKGRAVDKARWKWF
- a CDS encoding GNAT family N-acetyltransferase, whose product is MGHIAQIMAVFSKRTKQAGCGLECCHAHAQYQGRLGLRNYMRSMECENFVGATHIALMKNRPHYYLWGLAVEPAKKSLGIGSALMQPLLAQADAQKMPIYLETHDEKNVRYYQKHGFDLLHTACIPKYQLSFWCMMRGSV
- a CDS encoding nuclear transport factor 2 family protein gives rise to the protein MPANNPDEISDPSTNKQQEKRRPNRWILAFSFITSVLFAGSLIWGYSERNRVKTLENELLDARSSTPIVQTTQSCEEIVKPTEQETANYSNGSELIISNFKAAFESGDYEQVRALFTDDGVLTTASNVHDAIMTDDTSHLADRVDEQEFIRLATIHGDRSQEFIILGDPLMIGDNTLAFAWEWGDGVNGTALLHLRNGKIVICILNPAQYQIPFTGK